One part of the Quercus lobata isolate SW786 chromosome 7, ValleyOak3.0 Primary Assembly, whole genome shotgun sequence genome encodes these proteins:
- the LOC115951440 gene encoding uncharacterized protein LOC115951440, translating to MDSDDQVDDDEVLDDIGDEQEPLNEGNHESSPIMAFHQPSSLSFSQNMWDNMIDPTPPFEKPTQSIWDPTQEFYVGLLFADKDELQATVKRYHIKRNQTFCVRESNLECWSIRCKNCSWRLQACFRATYGLFEKELRDVVKNDPIIKIASLQQTLYNKYQYRPSYFKVWEAKEKAIGRALGNWDKSYQLLPKWLKALTDSNSGSRVIWRTILATMPGCAIFERVFWAFGPSIEGFQHCRLVISIDGTFLYGKYKGTLLIASTWDGDNKLFPLAFAIMEKETNDSWYWFLRCIQINVTNRKGLCVISDHHLGIMAAIQTICQSTRWYHRFCLHHMASNFNQQIGNTNLKAMVMWVGMENQLRKFQITRDRITQLSAYGEKYLRERPVEKWTLAYDGGHRYGAITTNLSESFNEILKSARNLPITALVELTYNHCVAYFAD from the exons ATGGATAGTGATGACCAAGTTGATGACGACGAGGTCCTTGATGATATTGGAGATGAACAGGAGCCTCTAAATGAAGGTAATCATGAAAGCAGTCCAATTATGGCATTCCATCAACCTTCATCACTAAGCTTTTCACAAAACATGTGGGATAATATGATTGATCCAACCCCACCATTTGAAAAGCCCACTCAGAGTATTTGGGACCCTACCCAAGAGTTTTATGTGGGCTTGCTTTTTGCCGATAAGGATGAACTACAAGCTACTGTTAAACGCTATCACATCAAAAGGAACCAAACATTTTGTGTAAGAGAGTCAAATCTAGAATGTTGGTCTATAAGGTGCAAAAATTGTTCTTGGCGTCTTCAAGCATGCTTCCGGGCTACATATGGGTTGTTTGAG AAAGAGTTGAGGGATGTTGTCAAAAATGATCCAATCATAAAGATTGCTTCACTTCAACAGACTCTTTACAATAAGTACCAATACAGGCCTTCTTATTTTAAGGTGTGGGAGGCGAAAGAGAAAGCAATTGGTAGAGCGCTTGGTAATTGGGACAAATCTTACCAATTATTGCCAAAATGGTTGAAAGCTTTGACTGATTCAAATTCGGGTAGTAGGGTTATTTGGAGAACAATACTTGCTACTATGCCAGGTTGTGCGATATTCGAGAGAGTGTTCTGGGCTTTTGGTCCATCAATTGAAGGTTTTCAACATTGTAGGCTAGTGATTAGTATAGATGGAACTTTCCTATATGGTAAGTACAAAGGTACGTTACTGATTGCATCAACGTGGGATGGTGACAACAAACTTTTTCCGCTTGCCTTTGCCATTATGGAGAAGGAAACTAATGATAGCTGGTATTGGTTTTTGCGTTGTATTCAGATTAATGTCACTAATCGGAAAGGGTTATGTGTCATATCTGATCATCATCTTGGTATAATGGCAGCAATACAGACTATATGTCAATCGACACGTTGGTATCATCGTTTTTGCCTTCACCATATGGCTAGCAATTTCAATCAACAAATTGGGAATACAAACTTGAAGGCTATGGTAATGTGGGTAGGCATGGAGAATCAGTTACGAAAGTTTCAAATCACCAGGGATAGAATTACTCAATTAAGTGCATATGGTGAGAAGTATTTAAGGGAAAGGCCGGTGGAAAAGTGGACGTTAGCATACGATGGTGGACATCGTTATGGGGCAATCACCACAAACTTGTCTGAAAGCTTCAACGAAATTCTAAAGAGTGCTAGAAATCTGCCCATAACTGCGTTAGTTGAACTTACATACAACCATTGTGTCGCCTACTTTGCCGATTGA